The Sinomonas sp. P10A9 genome includes a window with the following:
- a CDS encoding trans-sulfuration enzyme family protein gives MTSDPVYPHLDDAALAALSPETLTVAAGRPERGPDAPVNPAIVLSSTFMGLGGVGEGSRGYARFSNPTWDPFEDALGKLEASPLPALLFSSGMAAVAAAMSLVPVGGVLVAPRHSYSGTLGLAQLKAERGELTLLEVDIDDTEAASAALDGADVLWVESPTNPMMEVADLPALVAAARAAGVLTIVDNTFSTPLGQKPLAVGADVVVHSATKYLAGHSDVLLGVAVAASEQLRGRLHQQRTLHGAIAGPFEAWLGLRGLRTLALRVERSQATAGELARRLEEHPAVARVRYPGLPSDPGHERAAAQLTGFGSIVSIELDDAAAADAFVARLALWLPATSLGGVESTIERRRRHAAEPLTVPEGLVRLSVGIENVEDLWEDLHQALGAGL, from the coding sequence GGATGCCCCGGTGAACCCCGCGATCGTGCTCTCGTCCACGTTCATGGGCCTCGGCGGGGTCGGCGAGGGGTCGCGGGGGTATGCGCGCTTCTCGAATCCCACGTGGGATCCCTTCGAGGATGCTCTGGGCAAGCTCGAGGCCTCGCCCCTCCCGGCGCTCCTGTTCAGCTCTGGAATGGCTGCGGTCGCTGCGGCGATGAGCCTCGTTCCGGTGGGCGGCGTGCTCGTGGCCCCGCGGCACTCGTACTCGGGCACCCTCGGGCTCGCGCAGCTCAAGGCGGAGCGGGGAGAGCTCACCCTCCTCGAAGTGGACATCGATGACACCGAGGCGGCTTCTGCCGCTCTTGACGGCGCCGACGTGCTCTGGGTCGAGAGCCCGACCAACCCCATGATGGAGGTCGCGGACCTCCCCGCACTTGTCGCCGCAGCGCGTGCGGCCGGGGTCCTGACGATCGTCGACAACACGTTCTCGACCCCGCTGGGACAGAAGCCCCTCGCGGTGGGTGCGGACGTCGTCGTGCATTCCGCGACCAAGTACCTCGCCGGGCACTCAGACGTGCTCCTCGGCGTGGCCGTCGCGGCGAGCGAGCAGCTGCGCGGGCGCCTGCACCAGCAGCGCACGCTCCACGGTGCCATCGCGGGCCCCTTCGAGGCATGGCTCGGGCTGCGCGGGCTCCGCACCCTCGCGCTGCGGGTCGAGCGCTCGCAGGCCACCGCGGGGGAGCTCGCCCGCAGGCTCGAGGAGCACCCCGCCGTCGCGCGTGTGCGCTACCCGGGGCTGCCCTCGGATCCCGGCCACGAGCGGGCGGCGGCCCAGCTGACCGGCTTCGGATCGATCGTGAGCATCGAGCTCGACGACGCCGCGGCCGCTGACGCCTTCGTGGCCCGCCTCGCGCTCTGGCTTCCCGCCACCAGCCTGGGTGGCGTCGAATCGACGATCGAGCGGCGGCGCCGGCACGCCGCCGAGCCGCTCACCGTCCCCGAGGGCCTCGTGCGCCTCAGCGTGGGAATCGAAAACGTCGAGGACCTGTGGGAAGACCTCCATCAGGCCCTCGGCGCAGGGCTGTAG
- a CDS encoding DUF2516 family protein, translating into MDGKFLIAWIQYGTFYVTGLICAGVAVWGFIDCLIRKGPAFEANLKRTKGFWLGLTGGAAFVTLLGLALPQGSGFIFGFGGYGLFNIAAVTAAGVYLADVRPAVARR; encoded by the coding sequence GTGGACGGCAAATTCCTCATCGCATGGATCCAGTACGGCACGTTCTATGTGACCGGGCTGATCTGCGCCGGGGTCGCGGTGTGGGGGTTCATCGACTGCCTCATCCGCAAGGGACCCGCGTTCGAGGCGAACCTCAAGCGGACCAAGGGCTTCTGGCTCGGGCTCACGGGCGGAGCTGCCTTCGTGACCCTGCTCGGTCTGGCCCTGCCCCAGGGCAGCGGCTTCATCTTCGGCTTCGGTGGGTACGGACTGTTCAACATCGCGGCCGTCACGGCTGCGGGCGTCTACCTCGCCGACGTCCGCCCCGCGGTCGCCCGCCGCTGA
- a CDS encoding class I SAM-dependent methyltransferase: protein MRRVDRWITGTQARRLLSHPPRPHAVDLGYGASPITAVELFTRLRHVRPDLRLTGIEIEPRRVAAAKPLERDGLDFRVGGFELPVEGRPVLVRAFNVLRQYEESDVSGIWDLVRSRLAPDGIFIEGTCDEIGRRAAWVTLDAAGPRALSLAVRFGSFDRPSDVAERLPKALIHRNVPGERVHAFLSTLDAAWLAAAPLAPFGVRQRWLAMCRSVKADGWPVLHGPSRWRLGEFTVAWEAVAPDGPR, encoded by the coding sequence ATGCGCAGGGTGGATCGCTGGATCACGGGAACCCAGGCCAGACGCCTCCTCTCCCACCCGCCCCGACCGCACGCCGTCGACCTCGGCTACGGCGCCTCGCCGATCACCGCCGTCGAACTGTTCACCCGCCTGCGCCACGTCCGCCCTGACCTGAGGCTCACGGGGATCGAGATCGAGCCACGCCGGGTTGCGGCCGCAAAGCCCCTCGAGCGCGATGGCCTCGACTTCCGCGTCGGCGGATTCGAGCTGCCCGTCGAGGGCCGCCCGGTCCTCGTACGCGCGTTCAACGTGCTGCGGCAGTACGAGGAGTCCGACGTCTCCGGCATCTGGGACCTCGTCCGTTCCCGCCTCGCGCCCGACGGAATCTTCATCGAGGGCACGTGCGACGAGATCGGTCGGCGCGCGGCGTGGGTGACGCTCGACGCCGCGGGGCCGCGCGCGCTGTCCCTCGCCGTGCGCTTCGGCTCGTTCGACCGCCCGTCCGATGTGGCGGAGCGCCTCCCGAAGGCGCTCATCCACCGGAATGTCCCGGGGGAGCGCGTCCACGCTTTCCTCTCGACGCTCGACGCCGCATGGCTGGCCGCCGCTCCGCTCGCGCCGTTCGGGGTGCGGCAGCGCTGGCTCGCGATGTGCCGATCGGTCAAGGCCGACGGCTGGCCCGTGCTTCACGGTCCCAGTCGATGGCGGCTTGGGGAGTTCACGGTTGCGTGGGAGGCCGTGGCGCCGGACGGCCCCCGCTGA
- a CDS encoding phosphoglyceromutase, translating into MTYTLILLRHGHSEWNAKNLFTGWVDVDLNDQGREEARRGGQMLADKGLLPDVLYTSRLKRAINTANIALDVADRGWIDVKRSWRLNERHYGALQGKDKAQTLAEFGEEQFMVWRRSYDTPPPPLADDSEFSQAGDPRYADLGDAMPRTECLKDVLERLLPYWESEIKEDLKSGKTVLVTAHGNSLRALVKHLDGISDDEIAGLNIPTGIPLVYELDEDFKPTNPGGTYLDPEAAAASIEAVKNQGRK; encoded by the coding sequence ATGACCTACACGCTCATCCTGCTGCGCCACGGGCACAGCGAATGGAACGCCAAGAACCTGTTCACCGGTTGGGTGGACGTGGACCTCAACGACCAAGGCCGTGAGGAGGCCCGCCGCGGCGGCCAGATGCTTGCTGACAAGGGCCTTCTGCCGGATGTCCTCTACACGTCCCGCCTCAAGCGAGCGATCAACACCGCGAACATCGCACTCGACGTCGCGGACCGCGGCTGGATCGACGTGAAGCGGTCCTGGCGGCTCAACGAGCGCCACTACGGCGCCCTCCAGGGCAAGGACAAGGCCCAGACGCTCGCCGAGTTCGGCGAGGAGCAGTTCATGGTCTGGCGCCGCTCCTACGACACCCCGCCGCCTCCCCTCGCGGACGATTCGGAGTTCTCGCAGGCGGGCGACCCGCGCTACGCGGACCTCGGCGACGCGATGCCGCGCACTGAGTGCCTCAAGGACGTCCTCGAACGACTCCTGCCGTACTGGGAGTCGGAGATCAAGGAGGACCTCAAGAGCGGCAAGACGGTCCTCGTGACGGCGCACGGCAACTCGCTGCGCGCCCTCGTGAAGCACCTCGACGGCATCAGCGATGACGAGATCGCGGGCCTGAACATCCCCACCGGCATCCCGCTCGTCTACGAGCTCGACGAGGATTTCAAGCCCACCAACCCCGGGGGCACCTACCTCGACCCCGAGGCCGCAGCCGCCTCGATCGAGGCGGTCAAGAACCAGGGCCGCAAGTAA
- the phoU gene encoding phosphate signaling complex protein PhoU, with protein sequence MRKVFQEELKKVHDDLVEIARLVSEALNRAVEAFSSADVELAQEVIAADARIDFLQTAIDEKAIEILALQGPVASDLRTIVGSLRMSASLERMGDLARHIAQLTRLRYPEKAAPGSLEKTFARMAELDKTIADELVGLLDDHDLERTTRIQAANAEIDELHAGVFRAIANPSWTSSPAAAVDAALVSRYFERFADHGVSVSRKVSYLVTGEWDGDNTSS encoded by the coding sequence GTGCGAAAGGTATTCCAGGAGGAGCTCAAGAAGGTCCACGACGATCTCGTCGAGATCGCAAGGCTGGTATCCGAGGCCCTCAACCGGGCCGTCGAGGCGTTCTCCTCCGCGGACGTCGAGCTCGCGCAGGAGGTCATCGCGGCCGATGCGCGCATCGACTTCCTCCAGACCGCCATCGATGAGAAGGCGATCGAGATCCTCGCCCTCCAGGGCCCTGTGGCATCTGACCTCCGCACGATCGTCGGCTCGCTGCGCATGAGCGCCTCGCTCGAGCGCATGGGCGACCTCGCCCGCCACATCGCACAGCTCACCCGCCTCCGGTACCCGGAGAAGGCAGCGCCGGGGTCGCTCGAGAAGACGTTTGCCCGTATGGCCGAGCTCGACAAGACCATCGCCGACGAGCTCGTGGGCCTCCTCGACGACCACGATCTCGAGCGCACCACCCGGATCCAGGCCGCGAACGCCGAGATCGACGAACTGCACGCCGGCGTGTTCCGCGCGATCGCGAACCCGTCCTGGACCAGCTCGCCTGCCGCCGCTGTGGATGCGGCCCTCGTGAGCCGCTACTTCGAGCGCTTCGCCGACCACGGCGTCTCCGTGAGCCGCAAGGTCTCCTACCTCGTCACCGGTGAGTGGGACGGCGACAACACCTCGAGCTGA
- a CDS encoding sensor histidine kinase, whose product MDPLVVGIVAGLIGLSFGAFGVLAFRASQRQRQLLEGPETEGSFPDGAADVLSVLGKAFVVVDAVDGVVRASPAAYAYGLVRGHTVVHRELLQMTAKVRGNGVILEKQFELPRGPLGQGTLVVNVRAAVLGDEYILLLADDRTELTRTEQIRNDFVANVSHELKTPVGAISLLAEALEASPDDEEAVRRFAARMHKEASRLAALVQDIIELSRLQGADVVHRGRAVDINDVVADAVDRSRLVAEAKNIEVRVGGRIDVPVFGDPDLLTNAFRNLIDNAIRYSPENTKVGIGLRHKDGLVSVSVTDQGEGMTPEDQERVFERFYRVDAARSRQTGGTGLGLSIVKHVVENHGGEVTLWSQPGKGSTFTVRLPDMEQDPEDHRAAPRSPEQGAMA is encoded by the coding sequence GTGGATCCACTCGTCGTCGGCATCGTGGCGGGCCTTATCGGCCTGTCCTTCGGCGCATTCGGCGTCCTTGCCTTCCGGGCGAGCCAGCGCCAGCGCCAGCTCCTCGAGGGGCCCGAGACGGAGGGCAGCTTCCCGGACGGTGCAGCAGACGTGCTCTCGGTGCTGGGCAAGGCCTTTGTGGTGGTCGACGCCGTTGACGGCGTGGTCCGTGCGAGCCCGGCCGCCTACGCCTATGGCCTCGTCCGGGGCCACACAGTGGTGCACCGCGAGCTCCTGCAGATGACAGCGAAGGTCCGCGGGAACGGCGTCATCCTCGAGAAGCAGTTCGAGCTGCCGCGCGGCCCGCTCGGCCAGGGGACCCTCGTCGTCAATGTCCGAGCCGCCGTCCTCGGCGACGAGTACATCCTGCTCCTCGCCGACGACAGGACGGAGCTCACCCGCACTGAGCAGATCCGCAACGACTTCGTCGCGAACGTCTCGCACGAGCTCAAGACTCCGGTGGGCGCCATCTCTCTTCTTGCCGAGGCCCTCGAGGCCAGCCCGGACGACGAGGAAGCCGTCCGGCGGTTCGCCGCGCGCATGCACAAGGAAGCCAGCCGCCTCGCCGCGCTCGTCCAGGACATCATCGAGCTCTCCCGCCTCCAAGGTGCAGACGTCGTGCACCGCGGACGGGCCGTGGACATCAACGATGTCGTTGCGGACGCCGTCGACCGCTCCCGTCTCGTGGCTGAGGCGAAGAACATCGAGGTGCGTGTGGGCGGCCGCATCGACGTTCCCGTCTTCGGCGATCCGGACCTCCTCACGAACGCGTTCCGTAACCTGATCGACAACGCGATCCGGTACTCGCCCGAGAACACCAAGGTCGGGATCGGCCTCAGGCACAAGGACGGCCTGGTCTCTGTCTCCGTCACGGACCAGGGCGAGGGGATGACCCCGGAGGACCAGGAACGCGTCTTCGAGCGTTTCTACCGCGTCGACGCCGCGCGGTCGCGTCAGACCGGCGGGACGGGACTGGGACTGAGTATCGTCAAGCACGTGGTGGAGAACCACGGCGGCGAGGTGACCCTGTGGTCGCAGCCGGGCAAGGGATCTACCTTCACCGTGAGGCTGCCCGACATGGAACAAGACCCCGAAGATCATCGAGCGGCCCCTAGGTCGCCGGAGCAAGGAGCGATGGCTTGA
- a CDS encoding response regulator transcription factor — protein MSRILIVEDEESFSDPLSFLLAKEGYEVEVVDNGSDALVEFDRNGADLVLLDLQLPGTPGTEVCRQLRARSSVPVIMLTAKDSEIDKVVGLELGADDYVTKPYSSRELVARVRAVLRRHGEPEELISSTVQAGPVRMDVERHVVSVDGEQVALPLKEFELLEMLLRNSGRVLTRGQLIDRVWGSDYVGDTKTLDVHVKRLRGKIEPDPSSPRYLVTVRGLGYKFEP, from the coding sequence TTGAGCAGGATCCTGATCGTGGAGGACGAGGAGTCGTTCAGCGACCCCCTCTCGTTCCTCCTTGCCAAGGAGGGCTACGAGGTCGAGGTCGTGGACAACGGCAGCGACGCGCTCGTCGAATTCGACCGCAACGGCGCAGACCTGGTCCTCCTGGACCTGCAGCTTCCGGGCACGCCAGGAACCGAGGTGTGCCGGCAGCTGCGGGCACGCTCGAGCGTTCCCGTCATCATGCTCACTGCGAAGGACTCCGAGATCGACAAGGTCGTGGGGCTCGAGCTTGGCGCCGACGACTACGTCACGAAGCCGTACTCGTCGCGTGAGCTGGTGGCCCGCGTGCGCGCCGTCCTGCGCCGCCACGGCGAGCCTGAGGAGCTCATCTCCTCGACAGTCCAGGCAGGTCCGGTGCGCATGGACGTGGAGCGCCACGTGGTCAGCGTGGATGGGGAGCAGGTGGCGCTGCCCCTCAAGGAGTTCGAGCTCCTCGAGATGCTGCTGCGCAACTCGGGTCGTGTGCTCACGCGCGGACAGCTGATCGACCGTGTGTGGGGTTCGGACTACGTCGGTGACACGAAGACCCTTGATGTGCACGTCAAGCGCCTCCGCGGCAAGATCGAGCCCGACCCCTCGAGCCCCCGCTACCTCGTGACGGTCCGTGGACTCGGCTACAAGTTCGAGCCCTGA
- a CDS encoding CarD family transcriptional regulator: protein MVFEVGETVVYPHHGAAKIEEIKMRTIKGEEKMYLKLKVAQGDLTIEVPAENVDLVGVRDVVGKEGLEHVFDVLRAEFTEEPTNWSRRYKANLEKLASGDVIKVAEVVRDLWRRDQDRGLSAGEKRMLAKARQILISELALAEKTDEEQAATVLDEVLAS, encoded by the coding sequence ATGGTTTTTGAGGTTGGCGAGACGGTTGTTTACCCCCACCACGGTGCGGCGAAGATCGAAGAGATCAAGATGCGCACCATCAAGGGCGAAGAGAAGATGTATCTCAAGCTCAAAGTGGCCCAGGGTGATCTGACGATTGAAGTACCGGCCGAAAACGTGGACCTTGTCGGGGTCCGCGATGTTGTGGGCAAGGAAGGCCTCGAGCACGTGTTCGACGTCCTCCGTGCCGAATTCACCGAGGAGCCCACCAACTGGTCCCGCCGCTACAAGGCGAACCTTGAGAAGCTCGCCTCCGGCGATGTGATCAAGGTGGCCGAGGTCGTGCGTGACCTGTGGCGCCGCGATCAGGACCGCGGACTGTCCGCGGGTGAGAAGCGCATGCTGGCCAAGGCCCGCCAGATCCTCATCTCCGAGCTCGCGCTCGCAGAGAAGACTGACGAGGAGCAGGCGGCCACTGTGCTGGACGAGGTCCTCGCGTCCTAG
- the ispD gene encoding 2-C-methyl-D-erythritol 4-phosphate cytidylyltransferase: protein MNDAAHPAVPTAVVIVAAGSGTRLGYGLPKALVPLAGAPLLLHALRGTAGAGLAEQICVAVPPGDTELTALCRTFAEELGATAPDIAVVEGGATRADSVRAALAALAPGIVHVLVHDAARPLTPPEVFRRVCDALDRGASAVIPATPVVDTIKSTAPTEGDAAAIAAEVVTGTAVREQLRAVQTPQGFDAETLRRAHEVAAGWDPEQAAAITDDAMLVESLGTPVYVVPGDLQAFKVTTPLDLHFAETFIAAQGG, encoded by the coding sequence ATGAATGACGCCGCCCATCCTGCCGTACCGACCGCCGTCGTGATCGTCGCTGCGGGGTCGGGGACGCGGCTCGGGTATGGGCTGCCCAAGGCCCTCGTCCCGCTCGCGGGGGCCCCACTACTCCTCCACGCCCTGCGCGGAACCGCGGGAGCGGGCCTCGCCGAGCAAATCTGCGTCGCCGTACCGCCCGGGGACACCGAGCTGACCGCGCTGTGCCGCACCTTCGCCGAGGAACTCGGCGCGACCGCCCCGGACATCGCCGTGGTCGAGGGCGGGGCGACCCGCGCCGATTCGGTGCGCGCCGCCCTTGCCGCGCTCGCGCCGGGTATCGTGCACGTCCTCGTGCACGACGCCGCGCGCCCGCTCACGCCGCCCGAGGTGTTCCGCCGCGTCTGTGACGCCCTGGACCGTGGTGCCTCGGCGGTCATCCCAGCCACGCCCGTGGTCGACACGATCAAGTCCACCGCCCCCACGGAGGGCGACGCCGCGGCCATCGCCGCCGAGGTGGTGACAGGCACGGCCGTGCGCGAGCAGCTGCGCGCGGTGCAGACGCCGCAGGGGTTCGACGCCGAGACGCTCCGGCGCGCCCACGAGGTCGCCGCCGGCTGGGACCCCGAGCAGGCCGCCGCGATCACGGACGATGCGATGCTCGTCGAATCGCTCGGAACCCCGGTCTATGTGGTGCCCGGGGATCTCCAGGCCTTCAAGGTCACGACGCCTCTGGACCTCCACTTCGCTGAGACGTTCATCGCCGCACAGGGCGGCTGA
- the ispF gene encoding 2-C-methyl-D-erythritol 2,4-cyclodiphosphate synthase yields the protein MIVPRTGIGVDVHAFAPDDAPRPLWLGGLLWEGEQGLAGHSDADAVAHAAANALFSAAGLGDLGTHFGTDRPEYAGASGVTLLAEAARIVRGAGFEIGNVAVQLVCQRPKFSPRRAESERVLSEAAAAPVGVTAATTDHLGFTGRREGVAAIATALVYVRPE from the coding sequence ATGATCGTTCCGCGTACAGGGATCGGCGTCGACGTCCACGCGTTCGCGCCCGACGACGCCCCACGGCCCCTGTGGCTCGGCGGACTCCTATGGGAGGGGGAGCAGGGCCTGGCCGGCCATTCGGATGCCGACGCCGTGGCTCACGCCGCCGCGAACGCGCTCTTCTCGGCGGCGGGCCTCGGGGACCTCGGCACTCACTTCGGAACGGACCGCCCCGAGTATGCAGGCGCCTCCGGGGTGACGCTCCTCGCGGAGGCCGCGCGGATCGTGCGTGGGGCCGGCTTCGAGATCGGCAACGTCGCCGTACAGCTCGTGTGCCAGCGGCCCAAGTTCTCGCCCCGTCGGGCTGAGTCAGAGCGCGTGCTGTCTGAGGCCGCCGCCGCGCCCGTGGGGGTCACGGCCGCGACGACCGACCACCTCGGCTTCACGGGCCGCCGCGAGGGTGTGGCCGCGATCGCAACGGCGCTCGTCTACGTCAGGCCGGAGTAG
- a CDS encoding response regulator transcription factor — MSAERTTLLVVDDQRLVREGFAMILNAQPDLDVVGTAADGAEAVRECARLTPAVVLMDVRMPVMDGIEATRRICAVGAAKVLMLTTFDLDEYVYDAIRAGASGFLLKDVPASELGHGVRAVAAGETLLAPSITRRLVEHFVQRPAPGRPGERLSALTPRERDVLAAVGRGLSNTEVAAELFLSETTVKTHLGRILTKLRLRDRVQAVVLAYESGLIEPGGQ; from the coding sequence GTGAGCGCGGAACGGACGACGCTCCTCGTCGTTGACGACCAGCGGCTCGTCCGCGAGGGCTTCGCGATGATCCTGAACGCCCAGCCGGATCTTGACGTGGTGGGCACCGCGGCGGACGGCGCCGAGGCGGTGCGCGAGTGCGCGCGGCTCACGCCCGCCGTCGTGCTCATGGACGTGCGCATGCCCGTCATGGACGGGATCGAGGCGACCCGCCGGATCTGCGCCGTAGGCGCCGCGAAGGTCCTCATGCTCACGACCTTCGATCTCGATGAGTACGTCTATGACGCGATCCGCGCTGGCGCAAGCGGGTTCCTGCTCAAGGACGTTCCCGCGTCTGAGCTAGGTCACGGCGTGCGCGCCGTCGCCGCCGGCGAGACGCTTCTCGCGCCGTCCATCACGCGCAGGCTCGTCGAACACTTCGTTCAGCGTCCGGCACCCGGCCGGCCCGGAGAGCGGCTATCAGCGCTCACCCCCCGGGAGCGGGACGTGCTCGCCGCGGTGGGCCGCGGACTCTCGAACACCGAGGTCGCGGCCGAGCTGTTCCTCTCCGAGACGACCGTCAAGACTCATCTTGGCCGCATCCTGACCAAGCTCAGGCTGAGGGACCGGGTGCAGGCCGTGGTTCTCGCGTACGAGTCCGGGCTCATCGAGCCGGGCGGACAGTGA
- a CDS encoding sensor histidine kinase yields MVAARWIRSPFGRPLPSCWGDVSMAALTVAFAFVEWLGGVTAWTVAQRIIVIGLIAVAVLMRGRHPYAATLLIGGVFAAGPALGYRLDNSTATLAGAMSIIWALGARVPLAVGLWGTVILLLTVSVGFADPVGSLIWNAAVMFAVFGISRLLTSRKRALAALEATARELEASRDAEARAQVELERTRISRELHDVVAHAVSVMVVQAGAAESILDTDPARARRALGAVQTTGREALNELRAMLAGLRSGSESAALAPQPGLADVPELLDRLRASGLTVDIATSGEPHTLAPAVDLAAYRVVQESLTNVVKHAGAAPARIAYRYGPRSLRIDIDDDGTAVPTAVPSSPVGAVPVTSHSGGLGLRGMRERVELCGGSLEAGPTPPRGFHVRATLPLGSP; encoded by the coding sequence ATGGTTGCGGCCCGGTGGATCCGGTCGCCGTTCGGGCGGCCCCTCCCCTCATGCTGGGGTGACGTGTCGATGGCCGCCCTGACCGTGGCCTTCGCGTTCGTGGAGTGGCTGGGCGGGGTCACCGCCTGGACGGTCGCCCAGCGCATCATCGTCATCGGCCTCATTGCCGTGGCCGTCCTGATGCGCGGAAGGCACCCGTATGCCGCCACGCTGCTCATCGGTGGCGTGTTCGCAGCCGGGCCTGCCCTTGGCTATCGCCTCGACAACTCGACAGCGACCCTCGCGGGCGCGATGTCGATCATCTGGGCCCTCGGCGCACGAGTCCCGCTCGCGGTGGGGCTGTGGGGCACGGTGATCCTGCTCCTGACCGTGTCGGTGGGGTTCGCAGACCCGGTCGGCTCCCTGATCTGGAACGCGGCGGTCATGTTCGCAGTCTTCGGCATCTCGCGCCTGCTCACCTCCCGCAAGCGAGCTCTCGCAGCGCTCGAGGCGACCGCCCGCGAGCTCGAGGCCTCGCGCGACGCCGAGGCACGGGCCCAGGTGGAGCTCGAACGGACCCGCATCTCGCGGGAGCTGCACGACGTCGTTGCGCATGCCGTGAGCGTCATGGTGGTCCAGGCCGGTGCCGCGGAGAGCATCCTGGACACCGACCCAGCCCGGGCACGGCGCGCCCTTGGGGCTGTGCAGACGACCGGCCGCGAGGCGCTGAACGAGCTGCGGGCCATGCTCGCAGGCCTCCGTTCGGGCTCAGAATCGGCGGCGTTAGCCCCGCAGCCCGGCCTCGCGGACGTCCCCGAGCTGCTCGACAGGCTCCGAGCGAGCGGACTCACTGTGGACATCGCGACCTCCGGCGAGCCGCACACGCTTGCGCCCGCGGTGGACCTCGCCGCATACCGGGTGGTCCAGGAGTCGCTCACGAACGTGGTCAAGCACGCCGGCGCCGCGCCTGCACGTATCGCCTATCGGTACGGCCCGAGATCCCTGCGGATCGACATCGATGATGACGGCACTGCCGTCCCCACTGCAGTCCCCAGCTCCCCGGTCGGTGCGGTGCCGGTGACCTCCCACAGCGGCGGCCTCGGCCTGCGGGGCATGCGCGAGCGCGTCGAACTGTGTGGCGGGAGTCTTGAGGCGGGTCCGACGCCGCCGCGCGGCTTCCATGTGCGGGCGACGCTTCCGCTGGGCTCGCCGTGA